In Kytococcus sedentarius DSM 20547, the sequence GAAGCGGTCCAGCGTCTCGGTCGGGGACCCATCGAGGTGCTCACGCAGTCGGTGTTCGTTGTGGACGTCCGGGCGGAAGCGCGCGGCGGCGACGCCGCGCCACCACGCCCAGCGCCCGGCCTTTCACCTCGTCGTACCCGCCGGCGCCGTGGGCGAAGAGCATGCGGATGGCTCAGCCCTGCTCCATCTGCTCACGCATCTCCTCCGAGCCCTCGAACAGCCCGAACGCCGCACCCGCCGGGGTGGTCAGGTGCGCCGAGCGGCCGAAGCCGAGGTCCATCACCTCACCCACCTGCCCGGCACCGAGTTCCCGCGCCCTCGCCAGCACCGGGTCCAGCTGCGGCACCAGCGTGTACTGCACCCACAGCGCCTCCTCGCCGGCCTCCAGCGGGCCGATGCCGAAGATGCCGTCCTGACCCAGCTGCGGCATCGATTCCGTTGCCCGCCAAGAGGGCACGCCGAGCGGCATCACGCCGGCAGGGTGGTGGTCGGGCACGCCGCGATGCTAGCCGTCACACTCCATCGGACGACGGGGTTCAGGGACGACTCACGACCTCGAAGGTCTCCCCGATGACGCGGCGCCCGTCGAACACCGGCTCCTCATCCAGGGTCGCCAGGACGCGCGGGTCGCTCGTGGCCGCGGCTGTCCCCCGATCCCGTGCCGCCCTGGAGGGCCACTGTGTCACCGTCACGACGACCGCCTCTCCGGGGCCTGCCCCGACCACACCCGCAAGGCCGGGGGAGGCCGATGCGGGGGAGGCCCCCGTGGCATGGAAGTCCTCCTGCCTCGCGGGCGGCCCGGAGTGCCAGTAGTGGGTCACCTGCGTGGCTCCGTGGTCGCGGTAGACCTCGGCCATCCGCTTCTCGAAGGCCAGGTAGGCCTCGCGCTGGTTCACGGCCACCGGGACCATGGTCACGTCCGCACATGCAGCGCCCTGAGGGCCGCCCCGTCCACTGCGGATGTCGCTCGTCATCAGTCCTCCAACCGGCCGGCCAGTTGATCGACCCCCGCGCCGGTGAGCCCGTCCAGGTGCGAGCGTCGCCCAGCCATCACCATCACCAGGGACAGGGTCGGGCCCTCGACCAACGGTCCCGTGCCGCTGTGGAAAGGGCTGTCCGTTGCATGGAGTTGCAGCCCCTTGGTGCGGCTGCGACTCGGGACGGCGAAGTCGCGAGCGGCGAAGAAGGCGGCCACGGCAGCAACGGCATCGGCGTCACTCGTGTCTTCCAGGCCGAGTGGTCTGCGGATGTCCTCGGCGTGCACCACCACCTCTCCCAGCCATGCCGCGATGTCGCCGGTTGGCGCGACCGTGGCGTCCACGACGGCTCGGAAGCGTCCCAAGGTGTCCTCCGTCGACCCGCCCAGGTGTTCCTGCAGGCGCCGGTCGTTGTGGACGTCCGGCCGGAAGCGGGCGGCAGCGATGCTCCGGAGCCAGGACCAGCGCCCGGTTGACGCGGCCGCCGTGAGGTGTGCCGTCACGTGGCGCACGTCCCAGTCGTCGCACAGGGTGGGATGACCCCACTGTGCGGGCTGCAGTCGCTCCAGGTCGCTCACGAGCGCGCCGCGTGCCGCGTGCACCATCGGCCACGTCGCCTGCGGGGCCTCACGTCGTGTCGTCACCGCGTCATCTCCCTCATCAGGTCGCCCTCCAGCCCCGCGAACTGGTGCCCTCCGATGGGGTGCACGCGCGCTGCCGCGCCGGGCACCGACTCTGCGAGGGCCGCGAAATGGGCCACGGGAACCACCTCGTCGTCCCGACAGTGGTGCAGCGACAACCGGACGCCCTGCGGTGGCCCGGAGGGGGCGTACTCGGCCACGTCCCACCCGCTGACACCCCAGTCGGGCGCGGCGAGCACGAGCCCGCGCCGCACCTCAGGCGCCGCCTCGGCCAGCACACCCAGAAGGATCGATCCGCCAAAGGAGTGGCCCACCACCAGATCGTCCGCGCCCAGGGATCCCACGGCCGGGCGCACCACCGATGCCCACGCCTCGAAGGACATGTCCTCGTCTGGGCACTCGGGCATCTGCAGTTCAGCCCCGACTGCGCCAGTCAGCCGCTCGGCCAGCTCCCGGTCCTCCTGGAACCCACCGGCTCCGTGCAGGAACAGCATCTGCATGGCTCAGGTCCCTCCGGTGCGCGGCGTCGCTTCACCGGAGGCGTTCTCGACCCCGCGGGGCCACCGGTTCCACAGGTGGTGCACCACCCCGTCCGATGAACCGACCGCCTCGATGCTGAAGCGCCGTTGCAGTCCTCCCAGCCCGTCCCACAGCGGGGTGCCCTCGCCGAGTACGACGGGCACGGTCACCGTGTGCATGACGTCCACCAGGTCGTCCGCCAGGAACGACCTCACGGAGGTGGGTCCGCCGCCAATGCGGACATCGAGACCCCCTGCAGCACCCTTGGCCTGGTCCAGTACCTCGGCCGGAGGTCCGCTGACGAAGTGGAACACCGTCCCGTTCGCGAACTCCATCGACTCCCGAGGGTGGTGGGTCATCACGAACACCGGCGTGCTGAACGGGGGCTCCTCGCCCCACCACCCACGCCAGCCCTCGTCGGTCCACGGCCCAGTCTCCGGCGTGAACTTGCCACGGCCCATGATCTCGGCGCCGATGCCTTGGCTCCAGAGGGTCGTCATCGCGCGCTCAAGGGTCAGCGGCGCGTCCACGTCACTCATCCCGTGGATGAAGCGGCCATCGAATCCGGCCATCAGCTCCAGCGCGTCGCCGAACGGCTTCTCCCGGGTGATGAAGGTGCCCGCGGCGTACCCGTCGAGCGAGACGTGCAGGTTGTGGATGCGAGTGCGTTGCGTCATGCCCCCTCCTGCGGCATGTCGAGGGGAAAGACGGACATGGGTGAGCCGGTCTCGACCCATGTCTTCAGGTTGGACAGGATGGCCGGTCACACCCTGGCCACGGCATCGCGCAGGTGCTCGGAAGGCAGCACGGTGTGGGTGAGAGTGAGCCTGGTGATGCCCTGGTGCTCGGCGAGGTCGAAGGCAACCCGTGAGTCACCCGCGTTCGGGAAGGTGAACGCCAATCGATGGGGTGCCGAGGCCTCCCGGACGGTCCCGGTGCCGTCCACCGTGCCGCTACCGTCTACCCGGACGTGCTGCCAGTCTGATCCGACGTGCCAGTCCGACACCGACGAGT encodes:
- a CDS encoding DUF1428 domain-containing protein, which translates into the protein MTSDIRSGRGGPQGAACADVTMVPVAVNQREAYLAFEKRMAEVYRDHGATQVTHYWHSGPPARQEDFHATGASPASASPGLAGVVGAGPGEAVVVTVTQWPSRAARDRGTAAATSDPRVLATLDEEPVFDGRRVIGETFEVVSRP
- a CDS encoding maleylpyruvate isomerase family mycothiol-dependent enzyme gives rise to the protein MTTRREAPQATWPMVHAARGALVSDLERLQPAQWGHPTLCDDWDVRHVTAHLTAAASTGRWSWLRSIAAARFRPDVHNDRRLQEHLGGSTEDTLGRFRAVVDATVAPTGDIAAWLGEVVVHAEDIRRPLGLEDTSDADAVAAVAAFFAARDFAVPSRSRTKGLQLHATDSPFHSGTGPLVEGPTLSLVMVMAGRRSHLDGLTGAGVDQLAGRLED
- a CDS encoding alpha/beta fold hydrolase produces the protein MQMLFLHGAGGFQEDRELAERLTGAVGAELQMPECPDEDMSFEAWASVVRPAVGSLGADDLVVGHSFGGSILLGVLAEAAPEVRRGLVLAAPDWGVSGWDVAEYAPSGPPQGVRLSLHHCRDDEVVPVAHFAALAESVPGAAARVHPIGGHQFAGLEGDLMREMTR
- a CDS encoding dihydrofolate reductase family protein — its product is MTQRTRIHNLHVSLDGYAAGTFITREKPFGDALELMAGFDGRFIHGMSDVDAPLTLERAMTTLWSQGIGAEIMGRGKFTPETGPWTDEGWRGWWGEEPPFSTPVFVMTHHPRESMEFANGTVFHFVSGPPAEVLDQAKGAAGGLDVRIGGGPTSVRSFLADDLVDVMHTVTVPVVLGEGTPLWDGLGGLQRRFSIEAVGSSDGVVHHLWNRWPRGVENASGEATPRTGGT
- a CDS encoding SRPBCC domain-containing protein; protein product: MSTWSCGYTVYVDAPAQRLWTALTDAEETAIWWRHSSVSDWHVGSDWQHVRVDGSGTVDGTGTVREASAPHRLAFTFPNAGDSRVAFDLAEHQGITRLTLTHTVLPSEHLRDAVARV